The genomic region CGATGCGACCAGAGCAAAGGCGATCGCGACCGGCAACGGCAGGCCGGCGACATTGGCAGTCCAGCCCATGACCATCATCGCCAGGGCGAGTGCCGAGCCGACGGAGAGATCGATGCCGCCGATCAGGATGACGAAGGTCATCCCGACCGCCATGATACCGAGAACGGTGATCTGGTCGAGGATGTTGAGGCCGTTTCGAACCGAAAGAAACGTGTCCGTGCTGAGGCTCAGAAAGACGCAGAGCGCAAGCAGTCCCACGAGCGGGCCGGTAGCTCCCTTGAGCTTGCCGAGCCAGGCGCCGGATGAAAGCCTGTGTTCATTGATATCGAGCGCCACCATTGCTCCTCCCTATGCTTAGGCCTGTATCCGATATTCGTTCAGGTGAGAATAAATATTCACGCCTGCTGGAAAATTCATTAACAACTTGCTTTCCGGCTGTCAACAAGATTTCGTTGGATGGATGTTGGCGGCAGTTGGTATAAAGGGGTTGACTAATCGGCTTCTTGTGCAAAAATATCTAGTAGTGAATATTTATGCAGGCGAGGAATCGATGGATACGACAGAACTTGAGCGGGTCGCCCGCGAGATCCGATTGCGCGATCTCCAGGCGGTCTTTGAAGCGGGCGCCGGCCATATTGGCGGGGAGATGTCGGTCGTCGACATTTTGACGGCGCTCTATTTTCGTGTCCTGAATGTCTGGCCGGATCAGCCGAGACATCCCGACCGCGACAGGTTCGTTCTTTCAAAGGGGCATACGGCATGCGCTTTGTATGTGACGCTCGCAAAGCGCGGCTTCATTCCGGAGGAGGAGATTTCCACCTTTCTACAGCCGCATTCGAGGCTGAACGGCCATCCGAATTGCAACAAGGTTCCCGGCGTCGAAACCAATACCGGGCCGCTCGGCCACGGTCTTCCTGTGGCAGTCGGAATGGCGAAAGCCGCCAAGCTCTCGGGCGCTGGATATCGCACCTATGTCGTCACCGGCGACGGTGAGATGCAGGAGGGCTCCAACTGGGAAGCGATCATGGCGGCCGCGCAGTTCAAGCTCGACAACTTGACGCTGGTGATCGACCACAACAGGTTCCAGCAGGGGGCGGCGCTTTCGGAAACCAACGATCTCGCGCCGCTTCGGCCGAAGCTCGAGGCCTTCGATTGGGAGGTCACCGAGATCAACGGCAATACCATGAGGGAGATCGTTCCTGCGCTCGAACATCGAGGATCGAAACCGCATTGCATCGTCGCCCATACCAATAAGGGCCATGGAATTTCGTTCATGCAGGACCGGGTCGACTGGCATCACAAGGTGCCCAATAGGGAACAATACGAAATCGCATTGGCAGAATTGTCGGAGGCACTCTAATGAACGCGCCAGTAAACCCACCCAAGCTCCACGATTGCCGCGACGCCTTTGCCGCCACGCTCGAGCGGCTGGCAGCTGAAAACGAAACGATCGTTGCCGTCTGCAACGACTCCGTCGGTTCCTCCAAGCTCGGCGGCTTCAAGTCGAAGTTTGGAGAGCGCCTCGTCAACGTC from Rhizobium sp. BT03 harbors:
- a CDS encoding transketolase, with protein sequence MDTTELERVAREIRLRDLQAVFEAGAGHIGGEMSVVDILTALYFRVLNVWPDQPRHPDRDRFVLSKGHTACALYVTLAKRGFIPEEEISTFLQPHSRLNGHPNCNKVPGVETNTGPLGHGLPVAVGMAKAAKLSGAGYRTYVVTGDGEMQEGSNWEAIMAAAQFKLDNLTLVIDHNRFQQGAALSETNDLAPLRPKLEAFDWEVTEINGNTMREIVPALEHRGSKPHCIVAHTNKGHGISFMQDRVDWHHKVPNREQYEIALAELSEAL